In Gordonia iterans, the following proteins share a genomic window:
- a CDS encoding flotillin family protein, with protein METILIPVIIVVVLLVLLVLLLLSRYRVPGAEEAFIVTGTGKGHQGKVYRGTGTFVLPVVQRATRVQLSSIKADLDTSTPANDGIELKVRGVAVVKVGDDPEAILKAGPRFGDDLNRVKALVTEQLSGELRSIVGTMTAKSILVDRQALVDQVAQSIKEILANQGLLLDSFSINDVQDSDGQYFSDLAAKERSDQAAIAAQSRAEAHRVAEQSRIHNEQAIIEQQRELDIEREAARQATDRAAAEADAVRPLVEAERRRIQVEKDNEVAEQAARLRDTQLDAEVRRPAEAELYAAQQRAEARKAEIVAEAAARAEGIRITGEAEAEALEKRAEALGKLDSVGQLELVLGKLPEIVRAGAEPLSEANITLVGDGVDPLTKSAGAGLVSSLEMIRGTTGIDVASLLSELGGSNKHDEPEN; from the coding sequence ATGGAAACGATCCTGATCCCCGTGATCATCGTCGTCGTTCTGCTGGTCCTGCTGGTACTGCTGCTGTTGTCTCGCTATCGGGTTCCGGGGGCCGAGGAGGCCTTCATCGTGACCGGTACCGGCAAGGGACACCAGGGCAAGGTGTACCGCGGCACCGGCACGTTCGTGCTGCCCGTCGTCCAGCGCGCGACCCGCGTGCAGCTGTCGTCGATCAAGGCGGACCTGGACACGTCGACTCCTGCCAACGACGGCATCGAACTGAAGGTCCGCGGTGTCGCTGTGGTGAAGGTGGGCGACGATCCGGAAGCAATCCTGAAAGCCGGTCCGCGTTTCGGAGACGACCTCAACCGCGTGAAAGCCCTTGTCACCGAACAGCTTTCCGGTGAGCTCCGGTCGATCGTCGGCACCATGACGGCAAAGAGCATACTGGTCGACCGCCAGGCGCTGGTCGATCAGGTCGCACAGTCGATCAAGGAGATCCTGGCCAACCAGGGTCTGCTTCTGGACAGCTTCTCGATCAACGACGTCCAGGATTCCGACGGCCAGTACTTCAGCGACCTGGCCGCCAAGGAGCGTTCGGACCAGGCTGCCATCGCCGCGCAGTCGCGTGCGGAGGCGCACCGGGTGGCCGAGCAGAGCCGGATCCACAACGAGCAGGCCATCATCGAGCAGCAGCGTGAGCTCGACATCGAACGCGAGGCCGCCCGCCAGGCGACCGATCGTGCTGCGGCTGAAGCGGACGCCGTCCGCCCGCTGGTCGAGGCCGAGCGCCGCCGCATCCAGGTGGAGAAGGACAACGAGGTGGCCGAGCAGGCCGCGCGTCTGCGCGACACGCAACTCGACGCGGAGGTCCGCCGTCCGGCCGAGGCCGAACTGTACGCCGCGCAGCAGCGCGCCGAGGCTCGCAAGGCCGAGATCGTCGCGGAGGCGGCGGCCCGCGCCGAGGGCATCCGGATTACCGGTGAGGCCGAGGCCGAGGCGCTGGAGAAGCGTGCCGAGGCACTGGGCAAGCTCGACTCGGTGGGTCAGCTTGAGCTGGTGCTCGGCAAGCTGCCCGAGATCGTGCGCGCCGGCGCTGAACCGCTGAGCGAAGCCAACATCACGCTCGTCGGCGACGGCGTCGACCCGCTCACCAAGAGTGCGGGCGCGGGACTGGTCAGCAGTCTGGAAATGATCCGCGGCACCACCGGAATCGACGTCGCGAGTCTCCTCAGCGAACTGGGCGGCAGCAACAAGCACGACGAACCTGAGAACTAG